The Lipingzhangella halophila genome segment AGAACGCCGAGACGCAGGCCCAGAACCCCGCACCAGGCGTGCGGGCGAACCGCGTCCAGTTGGGCGCCTGGGTACCGCCGGAGGCGAAGGTGCCGACGATCACGGTGACCGCGGCGGTCAGCGGCATTGTCTCCTCGGGAGTGATCGCGGTGAGCCCGGCGAGGCCGCCGGCCTCGCCCAGCGCCCCCCACGCCACCCCCGCCGCAAGGAGCACCAGCAGCGGCACGGACACGACCGAGAGCACATACATTCCGCGGTAGCCGTAGTAGGCAGTGGCCCCCATGGCGATTCCGCCGGCCACCATCGTCAGCCGCACGGCCAGGTCGCTCTCCCACCCCGCGGCTTGCGCCGTGAGCAGCGCCAAGGTGGCCACGCTCACGCCGTACCAGCCGATCTGGGTACCACCCAGCAGCACGGAGGCGAGTTTGGCGCCGCGCTGCCCGAAGGCGTAGCGCGCCATCAGGACGGTGGTGAGGTTGGTGCGGGCGCCGATCCAGCCGAGGACGCCCACGTACAGTCCCAGGATCGCCGCGCCCAACAGCAGCACACCCAGCAGCGGGGCGAACTCGAACGCCGCGCCAACCTGGGCGCCAGCCACCATCGTCGGGGTGAAAAGCGTGAAGCCGAGCAGCACCACGCTCAGCGAGAGCAGCGACTTGCGCGCGTGCGGCGGAACAGGGTCGAGGGGGTAGTCCGGGTCAACGGCCGGGTCGGACTGCGCCGGCCGCACGGCGCTCACCGCTGGTCCTGTTCGTCGGCGCCGATGTCCTCGAACCAGAGTCCGGGGTTGGCGGCGATGAAGTGCTCCATCAGCCGCACGCACTCCGGGTCGTCGAGCAGTACGATCTCCACCCCGTTCTCGGCGAGCCAGTCGTGGCCGCCGTGGAACGTGCGGGCCTCCCCGATCACCACGCGCGGGATACCGAACTGGCGCACGAGGCCGCAGCAGTACCAGCAGGGCGACAGGGTGGTGACCATGGTGGTGCCGGCATAGCCACGTTGGCGGCCAGCGTTGCGGAACGCGGCGGTCTCCCCGTGTGCGGAGGGGTCGCCGTCCTGCACGCGGCGGTTGTGGCCGCGGCCGAGGATCGTGCCGTCGGCGGCGACCAGCGCGGCCCCAATGGGAATACCACCGGTGGCCTGGCCGGCCTTCGCTTCCGCCAGCGCCACCCGCAGCCAGGAGACGTAGCGGGCTTCGGTGCCGCCCGAGGGGGATGCGGAGTCAGGCATGGATGTCGAGAGTCCCTTCAGCTCTGCCGCGGTGAAGGGGCACCGGCGACCTGCGGCGCCGGCGGAACCGCCCCTGAGCGCGGGCTCCGGGAATTATCGCCGGTGCCGCGCGAGATGATCACCCCAGGTGCGCCATGAGCCTGGCCACCGCCCGGCAGCCCTCTCGACGACCGGTGCCGCCCCGCGGGGGCACGGAGCGGGACGGCGCCCTCTACGATGACCGCATGCCAGCGCATCTTGCTCTCGAAGACTACGTTGCGACGCTCACCAAGAGCGGCGCCGCACTACGTGACGCGGCCAACGACGCCGGGCTCCGGGCAACCGTCCCGACCTGCCCGGACTGGACCGTGACCGACCTCGTCGTGCACCAGGGAACGGTGCACCGGTGGGCCACGGCCCACCTCCGAGGGGACTCCGACCACGACACCACCGCTTCGCATGCCGAGGGAATGGCGGCCCCCGACCCGGTCTCCTGGTTCTCCGCCGGTCTCGACACGCTGGTCGAGACACTGCACGCGACACCGGACGACGCGGAAGCGGCGGTGTTCCTGCGGGACGCGCCCCCGCCGCGGCGGTTCTGGGCCCGCCGGCAGGCGCACGAGACCACCATGCACAGTGTGGACGCGCTCTCCGCCGCGCTGGGCCGGTGGCCGACCCACTCCGACGCGAAGATCGCGCCGGACCTCGCGGCCGACGGGATCGACGAGCTGCTGTGCGGGTTCATCCCGCGCGGCAAGTCCAGGCTCCGGTCAGCCGAGCCCTACACCATCCTGGTGCGCAGCGACGACACCGGGCATACCTGGTCGGTGCGCGTCAGCCAGGACCCCGTGGTCACCACGGTCGGCGAATCCGGCGCCCCCGACTCGACCTTCAGCGGCACCGCGGTACAGCTTTACCTCACCCTGTGGAACCGCGCGGACGATGCCGTGGTCGAAGGGCCCACGGCCATTCTCGAACAGTGGCGCTCCCAGACCCCGATCAACTGGGGCTGAAGAACCGCGGTTCGCACGGCCGCCCGACCGGATCGCGCTCGGGCCGATCGGCCGGCTAACCACATCGTGAGACGACCCGAACAGAACCGGCCGCCACCCGCTACGCTGAACCGGTCAGAGCTACATGCCGCGCCTCCCGAGCCCCCGGACCGGCGTACGCTCCACCGTTCTCAACTCCCCCCACGGGCCGCTCAAGAGCTCGCTCCCCGCGGCGAGCGTGTCTGACCGCCGCGGGCCGCACGGGGCGCGTGTAAGCCCCGGCCGCGCGTGAGGGCCCGTTCCCTACTGTCCCCTCCAACGAAAGTCGTAGAATGCAGCAGCTGCAGTCGCTTACCAACCTGGCAATCCGGCAACGCATCCGGATGATGGTCAACCAGTACGAGGTGCGCGCCGCTCTGCCCGATGGCAGCGAGGGCGACTTGCTCGCCTTCGCCCAGCAGAAGCGGATGGCCTTCAAAGAGCAGGTCACGCTCTACACCGACGACAGCAAGCAGTATCCGGTGCTGAGCTTCAAGGCGCGCCAGGTGGTTGACCTGGGGGCCACCTACGACGTGTTCGACGCCCAGGGGCAGCCGATCGGCCTGTTCCGCAAGGACTTCAAGCAGTCGATCCTGCGCAGCACCTGGCACGTCGAGCAGCCACAGTTCCCGCCCGTCGTCGGCCAGGAGCGCAACCAGATCCTCGGGGTCCTGCGCCGCCTTTCCGACCTCGCGAAGATCATTCCGTACCACTTCGACTTCACCGCGAACGGCGACCCCGTCTTCGCCATTGACAAGCAGTGGGGACTGCGCGACCGCTACTCCGTGGAGATCGCCAACCCCTACATCGACCGGCGCCTGGTCATCGCCATGGCCGTCGCCGCGGACGCCCTCCAGGGGCGCTGACCGCGAACCGGCCCGGCTCCGCGCCAGCCGGGACCGCGGCCTGGTTCGGTGGGGTTCGCCCGCCGGACCAGGCCCGGTCAGCGCACACGCGCCCGAAGCTCCCGCGGTTGGCGCCGACCGCGGCGGCCCGCCCTGCGGGGAACGCGGTGAGCGGGGGCCGCTCGCGGGAAGACGCGGGCGCCCGCACCCGAAGCGGAGCCTGAAACGGCGCTTTACAAGCCCGGGCCCCGTCTCCCTAGAATGGGAGCAGTTCCACGGGGGGAACGGCCACCGCCCAGCGGTGGGACCTGCGGGGAACAGGTTTCCATAGCCAAGTCGGTTGGATATAATGGAAGTACCGCGGAGGCGGACCCACTGTCGAGCAGTCTCCGGTGGGGAGCCCGCGGGAACGTAATACGGCAACTGAGTTCCGCCGCGCACAGCGTGGTGTGGTACCCGCTCCTTGAGAACTCAACAGCGTGCCAAGATCGACGACTTGTGGCACCAGCCGGCCTGTAACGGCCGCGGCCCTGTCAACTCGCCTGGCTCGTTTCCCGGGCCAGGCCACCAGGATTCCTACACGGAGAGTTTGATCCTGGCTCAGGACGAACGCTGGCGGCGTGCCTAACACATGCAAGTCGAACGCGCCACCTCACTTGTGGGGTGGTGAGTGGCGAACGGCTGAGTAACACGTGAGCAACCTACCCTCGGCTCCGGGATAACCTCGGGAAACTGGGGCTAATACCGGATGCGACCGCGCACGGCATCGTCGCGTGGTGGAAAGGTTGCCGTCCGCGAGGGCGGCTTCCGGCCGTGGACGGGCTCGCGGCCTATCAGTCTGACGGTGAGGTAACGGCTCACCGAGGCGATGACGGGTAGCCGGCCTGAGAGGGTGACCGGCCAGACTGGGACTGAGACACGGCCCAGACTCCTACGGGAGGCAGCAGTGGGGAGTCTTGCGCAATGGGCGAAAGCCTGACGCAGCGACGCCGCGTGGGGGATGACGGCCTTCGGGTCGTAAACCTCTTTTCCCGTCGACGAAGGCTCCACGTGCTCGTGGGGCTGACGGTACGCGGGGAATAAGGACCGGCTGACTACGTGCCAGCAGCCGCGGTAATACGTAGGGTCCGAGCGTTGTCCGGATTTACTGGGCGTAAAGGGCTCGTAGGCGGCCCGTCGCGTCGGTCGTGAAAGCCCTGAGCTCAACTCAGGAATTGCGATCGATACGGGCGGGCTAGAGGGCGGAAGGGGCGAGCGGAATTCCCGGTGTAGCGGTGAAATGCGCAGATATCGGGAGGAACACCGGTGGCGAAGGCGGCTCGCTGGGCCGTTCCTGACGCTGAGGAGCGAAAGCGTGGGGAGCGAACAGGATTAGATACCCTGGTAGTCCACGCTGTAAACGCTGGGCGCTAGGTGTGGGGCTCTTCAACGAGTTCCGTGCCGTAGCTAACGCGTTAAGCGCCCCGCCTGGGGAGTACGGCCGCAAGGCTAAAACTCAAAGGAATTGACGGGGGCCCGCACAAGCGGCGGAGTATGTGGCTTAATTCGATGCAACGCGAAAAACCTTACCGGGGCTTGACATGCCGGGAAATCCCTCAGAGATGGGGGGTGCCTTCGGGCGTCCGGCACAGGTGGTGCATGGCTGTCGTCAGCTCGTGTCGTGAGATGTTGGGTTAAGTCCCACAACGAGCGCAACCCCTGTCCCGTGTTACCAGCACTTTTAGGTGGGGACTCATGGGAGACCGCCGGGGACAACTCGGAGGAAGGCGGGGACGACGTCAAGTCATCATGCCCCTTATGTCCCGGGCAGCACACGTGCTACAATGGCCGGTACAATGGGCTGCGACCCCGCAAGGGTGAGCGAATCCCAAAAGCCGGTCTCAGTTCGGATTGGGGTCTGCAACCCGACCCTATGAAGACGGAGTCGCTAGTAATCGCGGATCAGCAGCGCCGCGGTGAATACGTTCCCGGGCCTTGTACACACCGCCCGTCACGTACGGGGAGTCGGCAATGCCCGAAGCCGGTGGCCCAACCCGCAAGGGAGGGTGCCGGCGAAGGCAGGGCTGGCGACTGGTACGAAGTCGTAACAAGGTAGCAGTACCGGAAGGTGCGGCTGGATCACCTCCTTTCTTAAGGAGAACACCCGACCGGGCACCGGCATTGCGGTGCCCGCACCAACTGGCCGCGGAACCGTGGCCGGCGAAGTGCCACGTCGATCCACAGGCACGCTGTTGGGCTCTGAGGGAGCGCCGCGCACCCGCGTGGCCGACTCCCCGCTTCCGAAGCCGGAAGTCGCAGCTTGAGAACTGCACAGTGGACGCCGCGCGTTCTCAGTAGGGCAAGCTACTGAAGGCATACGGTGGATGCCTTGGCGCCAGGAGCCGAAGAAGGACGTGGGAGCCTGCGATAAGCCTCGGGGAGCCGGCAACCAGGCAGAGATCCGGGGATTTCCGAATGGGGAAACCCGGCGGACGTCACGGTCCGTCACCCCTGCCCGAACACATAGGGCAGCGGGAGGAAACGCGGGAAAGTGAAACATCTCAGTACCCGCAGGAAGAGAAAGCAACCGCGATCCCCTGAGTAGTGGTGAGCGAAACGGGGACCAGGCCAAACCGGCCGCGTGGAGAAGCCGGCAGGCGTTGCGTGGCCGGGGTCGCGGGACCGCCCGGCCGGAGCTGCCGCTCCGGCGGGGAGTGACAAACCGTGGAGGTCAGCCGAAGGGCCTGGAACGGCCCGGCATAGCGGGTAACACCCCCGTAGGCGAAGACCCCACGGCTCCCGGGCGGGATCCCAAGTAGCACGGGGCCCGGGAAATCCCGTGTGAATCCGGGAGGACCGCCTCCCAAGCCTGAACACTCCCTGGCGACCGATAGCGAACCAGTACCGTGAGGGAAAGGTGAAAAGCACCCCGGTGAGGGGGATGAAAGAGAGCCTGAAACCGTGTGCCTACAAGCCGTGGAAGCGGCGTCCGGACCTTCGGGCCCGGATGGCGTGACCGCGTGCCTTTTGAAGAATGAGCCTGCGAGTTGCGGTGTGTGGCAAGGTTAACCCGCGAGGGGTAGCCGCAGCGAAAGCGAGTCGAGTAAGGGCGCCCTAGTCGCATGTCGCAGACCCGAAACGAAGTGATCTACCCATGGGCAGAGCGAAGCGCGGGTAAGACCGCGTGGAGGCTCGAACCCACCAGGGTTGAAAACCTGGGGGATGACCTGTGGGTAGGGGTGAAAGGCCAATCAAACTTCGTGATAGCTGGTTCTCCCCGAAATGCGTTTACGCGCAGCGTCGCGCAGTGGCGTCCGGGGGTAGAGCACTGGACGGCCCAGGGGGCCTAACAGCTTACCGACGCCGACTAAACTCCGAATACCGGAACGCTGAAGCGCGGCAGTGAGACTGTGGGGGATAAGCTCCATGGTCGAGAGGGAAACAGCCCAGACCACCGGCCAAGGCCCCTAAACGTACGCTGAGTGGGTAAGGATGTGGAGCGGCCCAGACAACCAGGAGGTTGGCTTAGAAGCAGCCATCCTTCAAAGAGTGCGTAATAGCTCACTGGTCGAGTTGCTCTGCGCCTATAATTCAGCGGGGCTTAAAGCGTACTGCCGAAGCCGTGGCGCCCGCGTACAGCGCGGGCGGGTAGGGGAGCGTCGCGTGGCGAGTGAAGCGGCGGGGTGACCCAGCCGTGGACGCCATGCGAGTGAGAATGCAGGCATGAGTAGCGAAAGAGGGGTGAGAAACCCCTCCGCCGAATGACCAAGGGTTCCAGGGGCAGGCTAATCCTCCCTGGGTAAGTCGGGACCTAAGGCGAGGCCGACAGGCGTAGTCGATGGATAACGGGTTGATATTCCCGTACCCGTTGCGGTGCGTTTCCCGAAAGGGATGAAGTGACGGGGTGACGCAGCAGGTCAGCCCAGCCCGGGCGGTGGTTGACCCGGGGTAAGGGTGTAGGGCGGTGCGCAGGAAAATCCGCGCATCATCAAGCCCGAGACCTGATGCCGAGCCGTTTTAGGCGAAGTGGGTGTCCCTGCTGCCGAGAAAAGCCTCTGGCGAGCACCGTGGCGGCCCGTACCCTAAACCGACACAGGTGGTCGGGTTGAGTATACTAAGGCGATCGGGTAAACCATGGTTAAGGAATTCGGCAAACAGACCCCGTAACTTCGGGAGAAGGGGTGCCGGGTGGGGTGATCACCCTTGCGGTGTGAGCTCTGTCCGGCCGCAGGACCAGGCCCGAGCGACTGTTTACTAAAAACACAGGTCCGTGCGAAGTCGAAAGACGCGGTATACGGACTGACGCCTGCCCGGTGCCGGAACGTTACGAGGACCGGTTAGCCCCTTAGGGGGTGAAGCTGGGAATCTAAGCGCCGGTAAACGGCGGTGGTAACTATAACCATCCTAAGGTAGCGAAATTCCTTGTCGGGTAAGTTCCGACCTGCACGAATGGCGTAACGACTTGGGCGCTGTCTCAACCATGGGCCCGGCGAAATTGCACTGTGAGTAAAGATGCTCGCTACGCGCGGTAGGACGGAAAGACCCCGGGACCTTCACTGCAGCTTGGTATTGGTGTCTGGTACGGCCTGTGTAGGATAAGTGGGAGGCTGCGAAATCGGGACGCCAGTCCCGGTGGAGCCATTGGTGAAATACCACTCTGGTCGTGCCGGGCGTCTAACCCAGACCCGTAATCCGGGTCGGGGACAGTGCCTGGTGGGCAGTTTAACTGGGGCGGTTGCCTCCTAAAGAGTAACGGAGGCGCCCAAAGGCTCCCTCAACCTGGTTGGAGATCAGGTGCCGAGTGTAAGTGCACAAGGGAGCTTGACTGCGAGACGTACCAGTCGAGCAGGTGTGAAAGCAGGGACTAGTGATCCGGCATCCCCGTGCGGAAGGGATGTCGCTCAACGGCTAAAAGGTACCCCGGGGATAACAGGCTAATCTTCCCCAAGAGTCCGTATCGACGGGATGGTTTGGCACCTCGATGTCGGCTCGTCGCATCCTGGGGCTGTAGTTGGTCCCAAGGGTTGGGCTGTTCGCCCATTAAAGCGGCACGCGAGCTGGGTTTAGAACGTCGTGAGACAGTTCGGTCCCTATCCACCGCGCGCGTAGGAGACTTGCGGAGGTCTATCCCTAGTACGAGAGGACCGGGACGGACGGACCTCTGGTGTGCCAGTTGTCCTGCCAAGGGCACGGCTGGTTAGCTACGTCCGGCTGGGATAACCGCTGAATGCATCTAAGCGGGAAGCCCGCTCCTAGATGAGGTCTCCCACGGGGACAACCCGGTAAGGCCCCCAGTAAGAACACTGGGTTGATAGGCCGGAGGTGGAAGCCCCGCGAGGGGTGCAGCCGACCGGTACTAATCGGCCGAGGGCTTGCCCACTACCACTTTCCGCGCGGCGTTCACCGTGGAGTTCTCAAGCTCGGCGGCCCGTCTCGGGACCGCCGTCGCGCTGGGCACAGCAGAGCGCCCGCCGCGCAACGCGGCGGGCGCTCTGCTGTGTCCCACCGACCCGCGCGGAACGCGGCAACAGGCCCACGTCGGGGCGGGTTGCGGGGCACCAGAGCAGCCGGACACCTCTCCCCCGCGTGCGCGGAGCGTTTACCGGCCCCCCACCCGCCGCACGCGCCCCACTGTGCGCATCCGCAACCCCGGTAACGCGCTGGGACCGCACCATTGACCATTCAACTGGGACCATGTCACCGTTCCATTCGGAAAGCTCTGCAGATCCGACCAGTGGACGATTCTGGACCGAGGGAACCGGTCCGAGGCGGGTAACCCACCCCCGGGAGGTACTGCGTGTCGACCGTGGCGCTGCCTCGGCTCTCCGCGCCGATTATGGCGTGTGTTCTCGTTCTCGGTACCGGATGCTCAGCGGGGTCGGGCGACGACTCCAGCCTCTCCATCGGGTTCACCGCGGAACCGGCGAGTCTCGACTTCACCACTGACGACGGAGTGGCGATCCCCGAGGTGCTCCTCACCAACGTCTACGAGGGCCTGGTCGAGCTGGCCCCCGACGGCGGGATACAGCCCGCCCTCGCCGACTCGTGGGAGGTCAGCGACGACCGGCGGACCTACACGTTCGAGCTGAACTCCGATGTCACGTTCAGCAACGGTGAGTCGTTCACCGCCGAGGACGTCAAGTTCAGCATCGAACGCGCCCAGGAGGAGTGGACGATCTCGCTCGCCGACGTCATGGACGTGGTCGACACCGTCGAGGTGGTCTCGCCCACCGAGG includes the following:
- the codB gene encoding cytosine permease, which codes for MSAVRPAQSDPAVDPDYPLDPVPPHARKSLLSLSVVLLGFTLFTPTMVAGAQVGAAFEFAPLLGVLLLGAAILGLYVGVLGWIGARTNLTTVLMARYAFGQRGAKLASVLLGGTQIGWYGVSVATLALLTAQAAGWESDLAVRLTMVAGGIAMGATAYYGYRGMYVLSVVSVPLLVLLAAGVAWGALGEAGGLAGLTAITPEETMPLTAAVTVIVGTFASGGTQAPNWTRFARTPGAGFWACVSAFFVGQLLMLFCGAIGAFAFGEGDFVLVLFQMGLVGWGVVFLVANLWTTNDNTAYNFGVAGAELFNSRSKKPWVIAGVVIGTALAVTGIYDHLLDYLTWLGILVPPLGGVIIGAFLGSWRSGLPEYAALPAVRWDNLSVYAAACAAAAAANQWGWFIPPIVGIVVSTAGALVLAVRRRA
- a CDS encoding nucleoside deaminase, yielding MPDSASPSGGTEARYVSWLRVALAEAKAGQATGGIPIGAALVAADGTILGRGHNRRVQDGDPSAHGETAAFRNAGRQRGYAGTTMVTTLSPCWYCCGLVRQFGIPRVVIGEARTFHGGHDWLAENGVEIVLLDDPECVRLMEHFIAANPGLWFEDIGADEQDQR
- a CDS encoding maleylpyruvate isomerase family mycothiol-dependent enzyme; the protein is MPAHLALEDYVATLTKSGAALRDAANDAGLRATVPTCPDWTVTDLVVHQGTVHRWATAHLRGDSDHDTTASHAEGMAAPDPVSWFSAGLDTLVETLHATPDDAEAAVFLRDAPPPRRFWARRQAHETTMHSVDALSAALGRWPTHSDAKIAPDLAADGIDELLCGFIPRGKSRLRSAEPYTILVRSDDTGHTWSVRVSQDPVVTTVGESGAPDSTFSGTAVQLYLTLWNRADDAVVEGPTAILEQWRSQTPINWG